One stretch of Pedobacter riviphilus DNA includes these proteins:
- a CDS encoding energy transducer TonB, with protein MRKLIFLALTGIAMCFNLAKAQNNPNKVYDFVSVEKQPAFPGGISKFYDYLAKEMKYPDAAKKNKTQGKIFASFIVEKDGTLTDVQVIRGLTTETDAEALRVLRKSPKWQPAQQKGIPVRVKYNIAVNFTMA; from the coding sequence ATGAGAAAGCTAATCTTTTTAGCCCTAACGGGCATCGCCATGTGCTTTAATTTGGCAAAAGCGCAGAACAATCCGAACAAAGTTTATGATTTTGTATCTGTTGAAAAACAACCAGCGTTTCCTGGAGGCATTTCAAAATTTTACGATTACCTCGCCAAGGAAATGAAATATCCCGACGCAGCCAAGAAAAACAAAACCCAAGGTAAAATATTTGCATCTTTCATTGTTGAAAAAGACGGTACACTAACAGATGTACAAGTGATTAGAGGACTCACGACAGAAACTGATGCGGAAGCATTACGGGTATTGAGAAAATCTCCAAAATGGCAACCAGCTCAGCAGAAAGGAATACCAGTTCGTGTAAAATATAATATTGCAGTTAATTTTACCATGGCTTAA